In Helicobacter bilis, a genomic segment contains:
- a CDS encoding DMT family transporter produces MFHGTTYNRLSTLIDSKFHFLQPKPCTHPNETNFKNSTIKNHTLRKMDTESNRKKKLFKLPKIPKNSSFFIILAILAESFIIYASVLVKLTDMSPINLGFYRIVLALPVFWLMANARQNVFKIPFKDIAFMMLAGIFFAFDLLFFNIALRHTSVANVNLFGSLACFILIPIGIFFFKEKFRKSLLIGAIVAFCGIVVLVGGKGELSVATPFGDFMAFLSVLCYSSFLAVIYSLRKRYGTLEIMFFACIGSSLTLLVLALIFEGFEVPKDMKDFGIIALISLCGQVIGQGFFNYIMGKVNTQTSSLVLLFSPIIAALMGFFILGEKLGIFEICGICIILIGAYFAKKESY; encoded by the coding sequence ATGTTTCATGGCACAACTTACAATAGACTTTCTACCTTAATAGATTCTAAATTTCATTTTTTGCAACCCAAACCCTGCACGCACCCAAATGAGACAAATTTCAAAAACTCCACTATCAAAAATCATACACTACGCAAAATGGATACAGAATCTAATCGTAAAAAAAAGTTATTTAAACTTCCAAAGATTCCTAAAAATTCTAGCTTTTTTATTATTCTTGCAATCCTTGCAGAAAGCTTTATCATCTATGCTAGTGTGCTTGTAAAGCTTACAGATATGTCGCCTATAAACTTAGGATTCTATCGCATAGTCTTGGCGTTGCCCGTTTTCTGGCTTATGGCAAATGCACGACAAAATGTGTTTAAAATCCCATTCAAAGATATTGCTTTTATGATGCTTGCTGGAATCTTTTTTGCCTTTGATTTATTGTTTTTTAATATCGCATTGCGGCATACAAGCGTGGCAAATGTGAATCTTTTTGGCTCTCTTGCGTGTTTCATTCTCATTCCTATTGGCATTTTCTTCTTCAAGGAAAAGTTTAGAAAAAGCCTTTTAATCGGGGCAATTGTGGCATTTTGTGGCATTGTTGTCTTGGTTGGCGGCAAGGGCGAGTTAAGTGTGGCAACGCCCTTTGGGGACTTTATGGCATTTTTAAGTGTGCTATGTTATAGCTCATTTTTAGCTGTGATTTACTCACTAAGAAAACGATATGGGACTTTGGAGATTATGTTTTTTGCCTGCATTGGCTCAAGTCTTACACTTTTAGTCCTTGCCTTAATTTTTGAGGGCTTTGAAGTCCCAAAAGACATGAAAGACTTTGGTATAATCGCCCTTATTTCTTTATGCGGACAGGTGATTGGACAAGGATTTTTTAACTATATTATGGGTAAAGTCAATACGCAAACTTCATCTCTTGTGCTACTTTTTTCTCCCATAATTGCGGCGTTAATGGGCTTTTTTATACTTGGTGAGAAACTTGGTATATTTGAAATATGCGGGATTTGCATTATACTTATTGGTGCGTATTTTGCAAAGAAGGAAAGTTATTAG
- a CDS encoding superoxide dismutase: MFELRKLPYETNAFGDFLTPTTFEYHYGKHHQTYVTNLNNLIKGGEFENAELYDIIKKSNGGLFNNAAQVYNHDFYWDCISPSKTDISADLSAAINAEFGSLEGFKEKFIQAATTLFGAGWCWLVYNLTTKKLEIVQTSNAATPITDNKVPLLVVDVWEHAYYIDHKNARPAYLEKFFSHIHWAFVSSAYEWAKKNGVESIKFYINGIHKK; this comes from the coding sequence ATGTTTGAATTAAGAAAATTACCCTATGAGACTAATGCGTTTGGAGACTTCCTTACCCCTACGACTTTTGAATATCACTATGGTAAGCATCATCAAACTTATGTAACAAATCTAAATAACCTTATCAAAGGTGGTGAGTTTGAAAATGCGGAATTGTATGATATTATCAAAAAGTCAAATGGTGGTCTTTTTAATAATGCCGCTCAAGTATATAACCATGACTTCTACTGGGATTGCATCTCACCAAGTAAAACAGATATAAGTGCTGATTTGAGTGCAGCGATTAATGCAGAGTTTGGTTCGCTTGAAGGCTTTAAAGAGAAGTTTATACAAGCTGCGACAACTCTATTTGGTGCTGGTTGGTGCTGGCTTGTGTATAACTTGACTACAAAAAAGTTAGAAATCGTGCAAACAAGCAATGCAGCAACACCTATCACAGATAATAAAGTGCCTTTGCTTGTGGTTGATGTGTGGGAACATGCTTACTATATTGATCATAAAAACGCGCGTCCTGCGTATTTGGAGAAGTTTTTCTCACACATCCACTGGGCGTTTGTGTCAAGTGCGTATGAATGGGCAAAAAAGAATGGTGTAGAATCTATTAAATTCTATATTAATGGCATTCATAAAAAATAA
- a CDS encoding UDP-glucose dehydrogenase family protein, giving the protein MQVTIIGSGYVGLVAGACFAQMGNEVICLDVDSKKIESLKQGKIPIYEPGLEEMVRENARLKTLRFSTDKKEAISNAEVIFIAVGTPMGEDGSADLSFVKAVAQDIGSHIEREYVVVVDKSTVPVGTAREVRRIIESVLIKRGRHSACQGNSSLGNHSSDSQSETPTLEALSGWGIAKGERATSPNSSPSPLAQKKEAEQNSFLRKENNENNDDFLESNIHHSTEMQPIAFDVVSNPEFLKEGVAIKDFMSPDRVVIGTDSTRALEVMKALYAPFLLKSDRLIAMGIESAEMTKYAANAMLATKISFINEMSQICERVGANINDVRQGIGSDSRIGYSFIYPGCGYGGSCFPKDVRALEKSAKDVGYTAKILQAVQEVNEKQKMLLVEKIVRHFGENLQGLSFCVWGLSFKPETDDMREASSLVLIDELTKRGARIQAYDPKAYEQARFYLKDKLSSITFMESKYSALQGCAALVLLTEWREFRSPDFGEIAKLLKEPVIFDGRNIYQHCGLESKGFKYYQIGVGNIES; this is encoded by the coding sequence ATGCAGGTTACGATTATTGGTAGTGGGTATGTAGGGCTTGTGGCTGGGGCGTGTTTTGCCCAAATGGGAAATGAAGTGATTTGCCTTGATGTAGATTCTAAAAAGATAGAATCTTTAAAGCAAGGCAAAATCCCTATCTATGAGCCGGGCTTAGAAGAAATGGTGCGTGAGAATGCTAGGCTTAAAACTTTGCGTTTTAGCACGGATAAAAAGGAAGCTATCTCAAATGCGGAAGTGATTTTTATCGCTGTTGGCACACCGATGGGTGAAGATGGCAGTGCGGATTTAAGTTTTGTTAAAGCTGTGGCACAAGACATTGGCAGTCATATAGAGCGAGAATATGTCGTGGTGGTGGATAAAAGCACGGTGCCGGTGGGAACGGCTAGAGAGGTGAGAAGAATCATAGAATCTGTGTTAATTAAAAGGGGGAGGCATTCAGCTTGTCAAGGCAATTCGTCTTTGGGTAATCATAGTAGCGATTCACAAAGTGAAACGCCCACTTTAGAGGCGTTGTCGGGGTGGGGGATTGCTAAGGGGGAGAGAGCGACCTCGCCTAATTCAAGCCCCTCCCCCTTAGCTCAAAAAAAAGAAGCAGAACAAAATTCCTTTTTGCGAAAAGAAAATAATGAAAACAACGATGATTTTTTAGAATCTAACATTCATCACTCAACTGAAATGCAACCCATCGCCTTTGATGTCGTAAGTAATCCTGAATTTCTCAAAGAAGGCGTTGCGATTAAAGACTTTATGAGTCCAGATAGAGTGGTTATCGGCACAGATTCTACAAGGGCATTAGAAGTGATGAAAGCCTTGTATGCGCCATTTTTATTGAAAAGTGATAGGCTCATTGCTATGGGGATAGAATCTGCGGAGATGACAAAATATGCGGCAAATGCGATGCTTGCTACAAAGATTAGTTTTATTAATGAGATGAGTCAAATCTGTGAGCGTGTGGGGGCAAATATCAATGATGTGCGACAGGGCATAGGCAGCGACTCACGCATAGGATATAGCTTTATTTATCCGGGCTGTGGGTATGGGGGGAGCTGCTTCCCTAAAGATGTAAGAGCATTGGAAAAAAGTGCAAAAGATGTGGGCTACACGGCAAAGATTTTGCAGGCGGTGCAAGAAGTCAATGAAAAGCAAAAAATGCTGTTGGTAGAAAAGATTGTTAGGCATTTTGGGGAGAACTTACAAGGGCTTAGCTTTTGTGTATGGGGGCTTAGCTTTAAGCCAGAGACTGATGATATGCGTGAGGCAAGCTCTTTGGTGTTAATAGATGAGCTAACTAAGCGTGGAGCGAGGATACAAGCCTATGACCCAAAGGCATACGAACAAGCGAGATTCTATCTCAAAGATAAATTATCTTCTATTACATTTATGGAGAGTAAATATAGTGCGTTGCAGGGCTGTGCAGCGTTAGTGCTGCTGACTGAATGGCGGGAGTTTAGAAGCCCTGATTTTGGCGAAATAGCAAAGCTGTTAAAAGAGCCTGTTATCTTTGATGGGCGAAATATTTACCAGCATTGTGGCTTAGAATCTAAGGGCTTTAAGTATTATCAAATAGGCGTTGGAAATATAGAATCATAA
- a CDS encoding PhoH family protein, translated as MQQVLLDTSIILDNTQNLIDLHNKNMELFITDIVLEELDRKKDQQSESGYFAREFFRRIHNVSKESMTSITPQLSTDYITCIVFQAQDICVPLFVITRTIYRTAHSDYGFNDARLREIAKDYRLLLLTNDIALRVRSMIENIESSSLNQAAIASPKEISFIHKIELLRDGSDTEEFSQSDTFKKLSNWHIFEINEMDMTDSMRYETGRKHFGIKQNDTLEILDLDSIIATQKPYILPLNVEQKLAYAILLHANNYVSIITGSTGSGKTLTALQAGIALQKMGVVDGIVYLRNTITANDKEAELGFRKGDEDQKLHYFMYPLFSSINFIIERLKEHSLAKRIEYKGESKGFDKEHATQYFLDKHRIEVMDIAHARGITLHNKFVIFDEVQNASDATIKLIGTRMGEKSRIVFLGDYNQIDHPYLSRLRNGALSLLLKAQKDDFIFGLQLKHTIRSEIASWFDSNF; from the coding sequence ATGCAGCAGGTATTGCTTGATACTTCAATTATCCTTGATAACACACAGAATCTCATTGATTTACACAACAAAAATATGGAACTTTTTATTACAGATATTGTTTTAGAAGAGCTTGATAGGAAAAAGGATCAGCAAAGTGAGAGTGGCTATTTTGCGCGTGAGTTTTTCCGCCGCATTCACAATGTTTCAAAAGAGAGTATGACAAGTATCACACCACAGCTTTCAACAGACTATATTACTTGTATTGTATTTCAGGCACAAGATATTTGTGTGCCACTTTTTGTGATTACACGCACGATATATCGCACGGCACATAGCGATTATGGCTTTAATGATGCGCGCCTTAGAGAGATTGCAAAGGATTATAGGCTATTGTTGCTTACAAATGACATTGCTTTGCGTGTGCGATCCATGATAGAAAATATAGAATCTTCCTCACTTAATCAAGCCGCAATCGCTAGTCCAAAAGAAATCAGCTTTATCCATAAAATAGAGTTATTGCGAGATGGTAGCGATACAGAAGAGTTTAGTCAAAGCGATACTTTTAAAAAGTTGAGTAATTGGCATATTTTTGAAATCAATGAGATGGATATGACTGATAGTATGCGGTATGAAACGGGGAGAAAGCACTTTGGCATTAAGCAAAATGACACACTTGAAATACTTGATTTAGATTCTATTATTGCCACACAAAAGCCCTATATATTGCCGCTAAATGTCGAGCAAAAACTCGCCTATGCGATCCTTTTACATGCGAATAATTATGTAAGCATTATCACAGGTAGCACAGGGAGTGGCAAGACTTTAACAGCACTTCAAGCGGGTATTGCACTGCAAAAAATGGGCGTTGTCGATGGCATCGTGTATTTGCGAAACACCATCACAGCAAATGATAAGGAAGCAGAGCTTGGTTTTAGAAAAGGTGATGAAGACCAGAAGCTACATTATTTTATGTATCCCTTATTTAGTAGCATAAACTTCATTATCGAGCGTTTAAAGGAGCATTCCCTTGCAAAGCGTATCGAATATAAAGGTGAGAGTAAAGGCTTTGATAAAGAGCATGCAACGCAATATTTTCTTGATAAACACCGCATTGAAGTTATGGATATAGCACATGCTAGAGGTATCACGCTACATAATAAATTTGTGATTTTCGATGAGGTGCAAAATGCTTCTGATGCGACCATTAAGCTTATAGGCACGCGTATGGGAGAGAAAAGTCGCATTGTATTTCTTGGTGATTACAATCAGATCGATCACCCCTATCTTAGCCGCTTGCGTAATGGGGCTTTAAGTCTATTATTAAAAGCACAAAAAGATGATTTTATATTTGGCTTACAATTAAAGCATACTATACGAAGTGAAATCGCTAGCTGGTTTGATTCTAATTTTTAG
- the pseH gene encoding UDP-4-amino-4,6-dideoxy-N-acetyl-beta-L-altrosamine N-acetyltransferase: protein MKIRILTESEKGLGLGHVARCYNLARVFVSMGYNVDFFVRGNATFKDFIATQGRIEGKEAACYPLALQWEEIENPSLLHSDICIIDSYQICDFTPFLESSNVLVIFDDDGRHFEFLKRIVRERNNTKAKLFLLNLNGFYNTQTIDSDIREHIFSGLKYALLHPFLYSLDITNSKRESEFFVCLGGEDSKDISSEIFTQLLSFAKSIVVVVGPNYKGSLLKSKYLCDNIDSMNPYRIYSNITHAEVATLLAKAKHCIVSGGGILFESLKLCPKVFAINLATNQDIQISTLEKQNLIRTITLPLQPTIFESLDSDNTLKPEIGTHIKDFVTGLIFNALNHTLKAKQEIKAKNFQLDGYSAFDFCNLSHKDSMNILTYRNHPFVRERMYGSSVISEQAHINFLQSLPYDEHARYFLVKDIESLQTIDGNTTHDIGVISFSRINLKHKNAYLGIYKNPFLAKHKTKRYGHILMQMIQHIAFCHYNLYMLYLEVVATNTHALNFYEKEGFSYLGTLQNGFRVYENNAETFHNVLLYGMKNPHLE from the coding sequence ATGAAAATACGCATATTAACAGAGAGTGAAAAAGGCTTAGGTTTAGGACATGTCGCAAGGTGCTATAATCTTGCTAGAGTGTTTGTTAGTATGGGGTATAATGTCGATTTTTTTGTGCGAGGGAATGCGACTTTTAAGGATTTTATCGCAACACAAGGCAGGATTGAAGGTAAAGAAGCAGCATGTTATCCACTTGCATTGCAATGGGAAGAGATAGAAAATCCTTCACTACTTCATAGCGATATTTGTATCATCGATAGTTATCAAATATGTGATTTTACCCCTTTTTTAGAATCTAGCAATGTGCTTGTAATCTTTGATGATGATGGCAGACATTTTGAGTTTTTAAAACGCATTGTGAGAGAGAGAAATAACACAAAGGCAAAGCTTTTTTTACTTAATCTCAATGGATTCTATAACACACAGACAATAGATAGTGATATAAGAGAGCATATATTTTCAGGCTTAAAGTATGCGTTATTGCACCCATTTTTGTATAGCCTAGATATTACAAATAGTAAGAGAGAGAGTGAATTTTTTGTATGTTTAGGTGGTGAAGATTCTAAGGATATAAGTAGTGAGATTTTTACGCAGTTACTAAGCTTTGCAAAAAGCATTGTAGTGGTTGTTGGACCCAATTATAAGGGCAGTTTGCTTAAAAGCAAATATCTATGCGACAACATAGATTCTATGAATCCTTATAGAATCTATTCTAACATCACACATGCAGAAGTTGCCACACTTTTAGCAAAAGCAAAGCATTGCATTGTATCAGGCGGTGGAATCTTATTTGAATCTTTGAAACTCTGCCCAAAAGTCTTTGCAATAAATCTAGCGACAAATCAAGACATACAAATAAGCACATTAGAAAAGCAGAATCTAATCCGCACAATCACACTGCCCCTGCAACCCACGATATTTGAAAGTCTAGATTCTGACAACACCTTAAAGCCAGAGATTGGCACACATATAAAAGACTTTGTTACAGGGTTAATCTTTAATGCACTTAATCACACACTAAAAGCTAAACAAGAGATAAAAGCAAAAAACTTTCAGCTTGATGGATACAGTGCATTTGATTTTTGCAACCTAAGCCATAAAGATTCTATGAATATACTCACATATAGGAATCACCCTTTTGTGCGAGAGAGAATGTATGGCAGTAGCGTAATTAGCGAACAAGCACATATTAACTTTTTGCAATCCTTGCCCTATGATGAACATGCTAGATATTTCCTTGTAAAAGACATAGAATCTTTACAAACGATAGATGGAAACACTACGCATGATATAGGTGTCATTAGCTTTTCACGCATTAATCTCAAGCACAAAAACGCCTATCTTGGAATCTATAAAAATCCATTTTTAGCAAAACATAAAACGAAGCGATATGGGCATATACTCATGCAGATGATACAGCATATTGCTTTTTGCCATTATAATCTTTACATGCTTTATCTTGAAGTCGTTGCCACAAACACACATGCACTAAATTTCTATGAAAAAGAAGGTTTTTCCTATCTTGGCACTTTACAAAATGGCTTTAGAGTCTATGAAAACAACGCTGAAACTTTCCATAATGTCTTACTTTATGGCATGAAAAATCCACATTTAGAGTGA
- a CDS encoding cytidylyltransferase domain-containing protein, with amino-acid sequence MKQIDCVIIPARGGSKRIPRKNMQPFCGIPMLERSIDLARRLSDNVIVSSDDYSMLEFAKNLGAYPLLRDKALADDMTPTLPVIIHALLPFIKVDSFDKGLLDSKLLFSSLFDSNTLRHKSQNNKSLDSSDCHIQCREISSISNRDISPFSKAQHDRILDSKNSILNPSAHIEFDKKLESNNHAQSTENANTSDSKHTQSSHTKDLPHINNILQSDKNTTQNKPALQIFPHSKVLCLYATAMFATEEIILESCFMLDKNPNTAYIVAMLEASKTFRSFCLDKSRHLNFLFPEFIGTRSQDLPQAFIDAGQFYLGRAESFLREIPLLGDKSMGIAMQHAHDIDTMLDLAIAESLFSYINKGGE; translated from the coding sequence GTGAAACAAATTGATTGTGTGATTATCCCAGCTCGTGGTGGTAGCAAAAGGATTCCTAGAAAAAATATGCAGCCCTTTTGTGGCATACCTATGCTTGAGAGAAGTATAGATTTAGCAAGAAGGCTGAGTGATAATGTGATTGTAAGCAGTGATGACTACTCTATGCTGGAGTTTGCTAAAAACTTAGGGGCATATCCATTGCTTAGAGATAAAGCCTTAGCAGATGATATGACACCGACTTTACCTGTGATTATCCATGCTTTATTGCCTTTTATCAAGGTTGATTCTTTTGATAAGGGATTATTAGATTCTAAGTTGCTTTTCTCTAGTTTATTTGATTCTAATACACTTAGACATAAATCACAAAATAATAAGAGTTTAGATTCTAGTGATTGTCATATTCAGTGTAGAGAAATATCTAGCATATCAAATAGAGATATTTCACCTTTTTCAAAGGCTCAACATGATAGGATTTTAGATTCTAAAAATTCTATTCTAAACCCATCAGCCCACATAGAATTTGACAAGAAACTAGAATCTAACAATCACGCACAAAGCACAGAAAATGCAAATACAAGTGATTCTAAACATACTCAATCATCCCACACAAAAGATTTACCACATATAAATAATATCTTGCAAAGCGATAAAAACACAACACAAAATAAACCCGCATTGCAAATATTCCCACACTCAAAAGTCCTATGCCTTTATGCCACAGCGATGTTTGCCACAGAAGAGATTATTTTAGAATCTTGCTTTATGCTTGATAAGAATCCAAACACAGCCTATATAGTCGCCATGCTTGAAGCCTCAAAGACATTCCGCTCTTTTTGCCTTGATAAGTCTAGGCATTTAAACTTCTTATTCCCAGAGTTTATAGGCACTCGTTCGCAGGATTTGCCACAGGCTTTTATCGATGCGGGGCAGTTTTATTTGGGCAGGGCAGAGAGTTTCTTAAGAGAGATTCCTTTACTTGGGGATAAAAGTATGGGGATTGCCATGCAGCACGCACATGATATTGATACTATGCTTGATTTAGCGATTGCAGAGAGTCTTTTTAGCTATATCAATAAGGGCGGGGAATGA
- a CDS encoding 2-amino-4-hydroxy-6-hydroxymethyldihydropteridine pyrophosphokinase produces MKGKVLAPNLISGEDGNRYTFEASDVSNLEGRSVENLTGCEVDFEASEKVAKNIFITGGSINMANLQGQLMANDTQSIRFKFLLSIGLYFGGNFIFLIPFLGWVLGGVLIIAGFVLFVLAVLGTKRTSESPTLFKNFILSIAVVVVALILAMIFGGTALLGGMAYSSDGGFGLVVAVILLIVGSIAALVYNLLFFRELAFVTEQKFLLWAFYANIIGSITAVIFIGWLVIVAALILWIIGFYQMKNIRKRTATDVMPWF; encoded by the coding sequence ATGAAAGGTAAAGTTTTAGCACCAAATTTAATCAGCGGTGAAGATGGCAATCGCTACACTTTTGAAGCAAGTGATGTGTCAAATCTAGAGGGTAGGAGTGTGGAAAATCTCACGGGCTGTGAGGTGGATTTTGAAGCGAGTGAAAAGGTGGCAAAAAACATTTTTATCACAGGTGGCAGCATTAATATGGCAAATCTTCAAGGGCAGCTTATGGCAAATGACACACAAAGTATTCGCTTTAAGTTTTTACTTAGCATTGGGCTTTATTTTGGTGGGAACTTTATTTTTTTGATTCCATTTTTAGGCTGGGTGCTTGGAGGTGTTTTGATAATTGCTGGGTTTGTGCTGTTTGTGTTGGCTGTGCTTGGGACAAAACGCACAAGTGAAAGCCCAACTTTGTTTAAAAACTTTATTCTCTCTATCGCGGTTGTGGTGGTGGCACTTATTTTGGCTATGATTTTTGGTGGAACTGCGTTACTTGGGGGTATGGCTTATAGCTCGGATGGTGGATTTGGGCTTGTTGTAGCGGTGATATTGCTTATTGTTGGTAGTATTGCGGCACTTGTATATAATCTCTTATTTTTTAGAGAATTAGCTTTTGTTACCGAGCAGAAATTCTTGCTTTGGGCTTTCTATGCAAATATTATTGGAAGCATAACAGCAGTTATTTTTATCGGTTGGTTGGTTATTGTTGCGGCTCTTATATTGTGGATTATTGGATTCTATCAAATGAAAAATATCCGCAAACGCACTGCAACTGATGTAATGCCTTGGTTTTAG
- a CDS encoding arsenic transporter, with amino-acid sequence MSFLIFTLTLLCIYIRPFRLPLWVYSSLGALLCLGFGVVGFADVAFVWNMVWDSTLTLVGLIIFCIVLEKLLFFDFLAYKILRFLSEKGECGGISSFKFYVFIVLFGGFLGAFFANDGAILILTPLIIALFGKLDSKDMESKLDSKNSAQILTPLVIFLLIVSFVSDFASNTFVISNLTNIIALHFFNLNALDFSKVMALPQIFIIIASLCFFILVRKRLPRILRVKIPNAESSGVESSTMPQQSVIIICFALLFLLLCGIFIANAFSLPLSSFTLLCATLSLILAYKRIEILPCLKASPFGIVVFSLGLFIVVFGLHSTSSFMRDIFAFFLDDSLSDSFSTHTLTQIFSVGAISSLGSSLINNLPMVMLGNLALSDFVGLDSSSRELLIYAHLLGCNVGAKLTPIGSLATLLWLFSLKRYGIYISFWRYMLVALLVVPFMLCVGLCGLVMYASLISF; translated from the coding sequence GTGAGTTTTCTCATTTTTACACTGACTTTGCTTTGCATTTATATCCGTCCTTTTAGGTTGCCTTTGTGGGTGTATAGCTCTCTTGGGGCATTGCTTTGCTTGGGGTTTGGGGTTGTAGGTTTTGCTGATGTGGCATTTGTATGGAATATGGTATGGGATAGCACGCTCACACTTGTTGGTCTCATCATCTTTTGCATTGTGCTTGAAAAGCTCTTGTTTTTTGACTTTTTAGCCTATAAGATTCTAAGATTTTTAAGTGAAAAGGGGGAGTGCGGGGGCATTTCTAGCTTTAAATTTTATGTGTTTATCGTGCTTTTTGGGGGATTTTTGGGGGCATTTTTTGCCAATGATGGTGCGATTTTAATTCTAACGCCGCTTATCATCGCCCTTTTTGGCAAACTAGATTCTAAAGATATGGAATCTAAGCTAGATTCTAAAAATTCAGCACAGATTCTAACACCGCTTGTGATTTTCCTGCTTATAGTGAGTTTTGTAAGTGATTTTGCTTCAAACACCTTTGTGATTTCAAATCTCACAAATATCATTGCCTTGCATTTTTTTAACCTTAATGCCCTAGATTTTAGCAAGGTTATGGCACTGCCACAAATTTTTATCATCATTGCTAGTCTTTGCTTTTTTATCCTTGTGCGTAAGAGATTGCCTAGAATCTTAAGGGTTAAGATTCCAAATGCGGAATCTAGCGGTGTAGAATCTAGCACAATGCCACAACAAAGCGTGATTATTATCTGTTTTGCCCTGCTTTTCTTGCTTTTATGCGGGATTTTTATAGCAAATGCTTTTTCTCTCCCGCTTTCTTCTTTCACGCTTTTATGTGCGACTCTTAGCCTTATTCTTGCGTATAAAAGGATTGAGATATTACCTTGCCTTAAGGCTTCGCCCTTTGGGATTGTGGTATTTTCTTTAGGGCTTTTTATCGTGGTGTTTGGACTACATTCTACAAGCTCTTTTATGCGTGATATTTTTGCGTTTTTCCTTGATGATTCCCTAAGCGATAGTTTTTCTACACACACTCTCACACAAATCTTTAGCGTTGGTGCGATTAGCTCACTTGGCTCAAGCCTTATTAATAATCTGCCTATGGTTATGCTTGGGAATCTTGCTTTAAGCGACTTTGTGGGGCTAGATTCTAGCTCTAGGGAGTTACTCATTTACGCTCATCTGCTCGGCTGTAATGTCGGGGCAAAGCTCACGCCCATTGGCTCACTTGCCACACTGCTTTGGCTTTTTAGCCTTAAACGATATGGCATTTATATTAGCTTTTGGCGGTATATGCTAGTGGCTTTACTTGTCGTGCCTTTTATGCTGTGTGTGGGGCTTTGCGGACTTGTGATGTATGCAAGTTTAATATCATTTTAA